ACAGTGCACTGAAGTAGTGGGGAGATGCAGGTACAGTGCACTGAAGTAGTGGGGAGATGCAGGTACAGTGCACTGAAGTAGTGGGGAGATGCAGGTACAGTGCACTGAAGTAGTGGGGAGATGCAGGTACAGTGCACTGAAGTAGTGGGGTGATGCAGGTACAGTGCACTGAAGTAGTGGGGAGATGCAGGTACAGTGCACTGAAGTAGTGGGGAGATGCAGGTACAGTGCACTGAAGTAGTGGGGAGATGCAGGTACAGTGCACTGAAGTAGTGGGGAGATGCAGGTACAGTGCACTGAAGTAGTGGGGTGATGCAGGTACAGTGCACTGAAGTAGTGGGGAGATGCAGGTACAGTGCAGTGGGGTGAGCGTTGGGATTCGATCTTCTCAGCAGCCCACCACTCCACTGCACTAACCTCACCTGCATCTCTCTTGTCCGTCCAGATGTAGTGATGTTGCTCAATGCACGCACAACTTGAACATAATTCATAACATCAGGTTTTAAACCGGATACCTTGGAAGGATCAAAGATTGTGAGGGCTTTGAATAGTTCAGTGCATGTCTCTTCATCACTGTCGTAGCTTGGAGGAACATTCTGCCATTGCTTCATTAAACAGCTCTGAACCTCATCGTCATTTAACTCCTTCAGTTGCTCTCTAGTCTTGGGAGTCCTCAGCCTCTGCAGTGCACCCATTTACTCAAACAGCATGCTGAGTTCCTCCAGCTGACTGAAGATTGTGGCAGCTGTGGGTCTGCATGGTTTGGGTGCCAAGAATATCCGAGCTGTGCTCCATGATGAAGGTGGCCTGGACTTTCAGGAGCTTTCCGTTCTTTTCTAACAGAACTCGAAGATTTGTTGTTGTTAAGCTTTACTGTCCCTCCTGGGGGAAACTAGTTTTGCTGCAGTAAGTCACAACACATACAGACAATAAATAATCTCCATACAACACCTTCacatagctggccaatcagcgtacaccttgcttttcagaactttgtaaaaatcaatgtatttcagaaggcagggcatagaggagaaacaataaatgtacattatgtggaaaataattagttttttaaccttaaactgcataaaaacaatgcattacaacaaatacacaataAAATGTTAAGCAACGTCATATGATCTCTTTAAAAGATAAAGGATAGCATCCTCCACACCTCTATCTTCTCTGCAGGTTAACTGTAATGAGTCAAAGCTGGTCGCTGTCTTCTGTAAAATCAATTCCTTTACTATTTTTTCAAAGCATTTCATAATTCATGACATTGATGACTGgtctaaaatcatttaaattcttGGTAACTTTACTTTTTGGCACAGGGACTATGTtagattttttacatattttgggGAATTTTTGTACTTTAAGAGACGCTAAAAATATAATGGTGATTTCACATAATTGATCTGCACAGATCCTTAACACCTTATCTCTATGTTATTGGTCCTTGGACTCTTCTTGACATCTACATTTTGAAAAAGACGTTTAATCTCATGAATTCAGTATTTCCATAATTACTAGATAGTGTtctctgttttaattcatttatttctgcACTAAAATCACGATTGTCAAACCTTAAATAATACTCATTTAATTTATCCACAAAATGTATAGTGGAGTTAAAAGCATCCAGTCTGATTATTTTGGTATCCTTCTTCTCACTTCCTGCCAAGGTTTTGACCCCAAGACTGCTGATCTTACATTTTTTTCCATTCAGCTGCTCTTTGGTGCTCACACCGTCTCAGTAAGGTCATCAGTATTGCTTGAAACTTCCTAAAAAACAGTCAGTCTTTGCAATCAAAGGACCCCTGTAAAGTCAATGAACTGTCCTCCGTTCAAACTCAGACTCTTTTTTCTCTCTATGTAGCACTGATTTATACACAGGTAACAAATAAACTTATGACCAGAAAACCAGCAATAGATTTCATTGTCCACTTGATGGAGCAATAACACAGGTCAATTGACTTATTCTGTCTTGTATTACAAGTaacatattgataaaaaaaatactcagTGACTTGTTGAGCTTACAGTTATTAAAATCGCCTTTTTATAAAACTCCAGCACAGCTTTAGAGGTCTGTGGCAGCGTTGGGATGAAGCCATGCAAGAAATCAATATTTTCTGCCAGGTATTGCACTGCTTTTATCCAGAATCTCAATCTTGTCTGGACAGCAAACACAGGCATGAGAGGAGACAGGCCCTGCGGCATCATGAAGGCCCTCAGTTCAAGACAACGCTGGGGTGACTGACAGAAAACACACTTTACCAAACCACACATCCGGTTCAGTTCTTCACATGTGTCTGAAACATCTCTAAAACCAGCTGATGCAGATGTGCCAGTCACATGGCCAAGGAAAGGATAAGGCCCTCCTCTTGgcactctgctctctctctctctctgtctctccatctctctctctcactctcactctcactctcactctctctctctctctctctttctctctctcacactctctctctctcagataaCAGTTTACACACATGCTGGCTACATTTAACTGTTTGTGTTTTACCATCCTTCATCTATTTTGTAACCAGTTCAAGTGTAACCATAATGAAATACTGTTATTAAACcattttcattataaattatGTGCTTGCTGCTTACTAGTCTCAAttcaacattaacattaaagtgcTAACTATTGCAATACAATATAGTCACATAATATCAATGCTCTCCCACATATTTATCTGTTCTAACTGCTCTTATTTCTGTTGTTGGTATAAGTTGCAGTGAGGGGTAATAGACAAGAAAATAGACAATTTTATACCATTGTGCTGTTAACATTTCTTTAGTCATTCTTCAATCCAACAGTCTGAACCACTGCAGAGAAACCATCCTTACTATCCTCATTGTATTATTATTCtcaaatgatttaattttaaaataattttttttaatacaattttaaatttgtaatactttgcttttattgttgtgattatttgtatgattgttttaattatttttttatgtaaaacactttgaattacataaataaataaacttgccttgccttaaaaAATCTCCAAACTGCCTTATTtacatcaaatatataaaataacaagaaaacaaGTATTTTACCTCTGTTTTTACGAGCAAACACAGCTATCAGTATTCCAACAATCACACTGAGCACAACAGCAACTGAAATCATGATGACTGATGTCCTCCAAGAACTAAACATATTACctgcaaaacaaaacagtaaTTAAGCACATTGTGTAAAATAAaggtaatttaattaaatgaataaaaaccataTATAATGTTCAGTTATGAGTTGTACATAGACAGTAAAATGTTTAGCTTTACATAATGTAATGGACTGAGCTGATAATCATTAGTCTTTTTACTGCATCAAAAATACCACAAGGTGGTGACAAAATAACAGTAACAGAAGTGTCAGCTCTTACTTGAGCTGATAATCAGTGCCTCCAGCATGTGATGTCTCAGTTTGACTCTGCAGTGAATCTTGTCGTCCCTGTGATGTACAGTAGTGGTGTGTTTCACACTGAATCcctctgtgtttctgtgtgtctctgtagtTTCTGAACTTAAACTGACTCCTTCACTGTCCAGCCACTCAAGATCAGGTTCAGGGTTCCAGCCTTCAGATTCACACTGAAGATGAAGCCCTCCTGAATGATCAAACCCATCTACAGTGATCACTGGAGGACGTCCTACAGCTACAGACCAACAAGAAGATCATTCTGTTGTTGTTCTGACTTTTTTAAGTTAGTTAGAGCATGTTAAGGCTGGAATACGGTACACAACATTTTCCCTGATTTCCCCCCAATTTACAGTCTGGAGAAGTTGACGGTTGTTGATGAAAGTCAGAGCTAGTCTCCAGATTTGAATTGATTTGAGTTGCGTAGTGTATGAAGGTCACAGACTCCAATTTTTTAGCTTCACACTTTGATTCAATCCAGTCGGAGATCAAACACGAGTGATATTTTCCGCTGATTTTAGGACacatattgttttaatttgtcaTGTGTCTCCTAGCAACAAGATGCATGTTTCTGCGTCAGTTTGTTATCAGAAAAACTTgaaagtctggtagtgtgtgatcctcagtcaTTTAGTGTGTGATGGCCAGCTTTACTTTGTGATTATTTACAAAGTCGTTAAGTGTAtggttttaaaatctgttttttttttagaatttagaagTTGTGTAGTATATTCCAGCCTTTAGTTTTCACTGGTTTACTCACCTTCAACTCTGACTTCAACAGTGGTATCATCAGACCAGGATTTGGACTCAATAAAACACTTATAAAGTCCTTCATCAGAGACTCGGACTGATGAGAGTGTGAGTGATGCATCTCCTCTCTGTAGTTCTTGATGATtcagttttgttctctctctgtaGGATTGAATCTGATCTGTGTTTCTGTCTTCATGATCCTGATAAAGATGAACTAGTTGTGAGTCTTTCTGATCAGATCTAAACCACTCCACTCTCATGTCCACAACACTGATGTTGGGTTTGACTGAACAGGGCAGAATCACATCTTCACCAGCTACAGTAAGAACAGGATCTGCAGATCCCACGACTTTATACTGCTCTGttaaagagaaagagagcaggtaTAATTAAATGTGAACCTCGTGTCAGTTGAACTGTCATCCTTCAAGGACTACAGCGTTCACATGTAAAGCAGTGACTGTccttctccacacagctctgcGTCCGATCATCTCTGcttgaaaacactgcttgtgtgtgtttttccattAGCATTCATAAATGGCTCTTTGTAAACTTTATTCT
The sequence above is a segment of the Carassius carassius chromosome 9, fCarCar2.1, whole genome shotgun sequence genome. Coding sequences within it:
- the LOC132149565 gene encoding butyrophilin subfamily 1 member A1 isoform X9 — protein: MKFICLTLLIISGITDSVSEQYKVVGSADPVLTVAGEDVILPCSVKPNISVVDMRVEWFRSDQKDSQLVHLYQDHEDRNTDQIQSYRERTKLNHQELQRGDASLTLSSVRVSDEGLYKCFIESKSWSDDTTVEVRVEAVGRPPVITVDGFDHSGGLHLQCESEGWNPEPDLEWLDSEGVSLSSETTETHRNTEGFSVKHTTTVHHRDDKIHCRVKLRHHMLEALIISSSNMFSSWRTSVIMISVAVVLSVIVGILIAVFARKNRDHDRLQNEKRRLQHENDQLLQLLKTIIHKALTHLRTHKVNVILDADTAHPRLTVSDDGKQVRDGKSQTERLDGGKDRFDEYLGVLGKEGFSSGCFYFEVQVKGQTRWDLGVSRESVNRKGSNGLCPEGGYWTVSLYSGEYWARESSPVYLSLSVNPQRVGVFVDYEKGLVSFCDVESMSHIHSFTNQSFNEKLYPFVSLGYWSNEDPTPLIICDDY
- the LOC132149565 gene encoding butyrophilin subfamily 1 member A1 isoform X11, with translation MKFICLTLLIISGITDSVSEQYKVVGSADPVLTVAGEDVILPCSVKPNISVVDMRVEWFRSDQKDSQLVHLYQDHEDRNTDQIQSYRERTKLNHQELQRGDASLTLSSVRVSDEGLYKCFIESKSWSDDTTVEVRVEAVGRPPVITVDGFDHSGGLHLQCESEGWNPEPDLEWLDSEGVSLSSETTETHRNTEGFSVKHTTTVHHRDDKIHCRVKLRHHMLEALIISSSNMFSSWRTSVIMISVAVVLSVIVGILIAVFARKNRDHDRLQNEKRRLQHERDQHLQLLKTILPKVNVILDADTAHPRLTVSDDGKQVRDGKSQTERLDGGKDRFDEYLGVLGKEGFSSGCFYFEVQVKGQTRWDLGVSRESVNRKGSNGLCPEGGYWTVSLYSGEYWARESSPVYLSLSVNPQRVGVFVDYEKGLVSFCDVESMSHIHSFTNQSFNEKLYPFVSLGYWSNEDPTPLIICDDY
- the LOC132149565 gene encoding butyrophilin subfamily 1 member A1 isoform X6, translated to MKFICLTLLIISGITDSVSEQYKVVGSADPVLTVAGEDVILPCSVKPNISVVDMRVEWFRSDQKDSQLVHLYQDHEDRNTDQIQSYRERTKLNHQELQRGDASLTLSSVRVSDEGLYKCFIESKSWSDDTTVEVRVEAVGRPPVITVDGFDHSGGLHLQCESEGWNPEPDLEWLDSEGVSLSSETTETHRNTEGFSVKHTTTVHHRDDKIHCRVKLRHHMLEALIISSSNMFSSWRTSVIMISVAVVLSVIVGILIAVFARKNRDHDRLQNEKSRLQNEKRRLQHENDQLLQLLKTIIHKALTHLRTHKVNVILDADTAHPRLTVSDDGKQVRDGKSQTERLDGGKDRFDEYLGVLGKEGFSSGCFYFEVQVKGQTRWDLGVSRESVNRKGSNGLCPEGGYWTVSLYSGEYWARESSPVYLSLSVNPQRVGVFVDYEKGLVSFCDVESMSHIHSFTNQSFNEKLYPFVSLGYWSNEDPTPLIICDDY
- the LOC132149565 gene encoding butyrophilin subfamily 1 member A1 isoform X7, which gives rise to MKFICLTLLIISGITDSVSEQYKVVGSADPVLTVAGEDVILPCSVKPNISVVDMRVEWFRSDQKDSQLVHLYQDHEDRNTDQIQSYRERTKLNHQELQRGDASLTLSSVRVSDEGLYKCFIESKSWSDDTTVEVRVEAVGRPPVITVDGFDHSGGLHLQCESEGWNPEPDLEWLDSEGVSLSSETTETHRNTEGFSVKHTTTVHHRDDKIHCRVKLRHHMLEALIISSSNMFSSWRTSVIMISVAVVLSVIVGILIAVFARKNRDHDRLQNEKSRLQNEKRRLQHERDQLNTIIPQALTHLRTHKVNVILDADTAHPRLTVSDDGKQVRDGKSQTERLDGGKDRFDEYLGVLGKEGFSSGCFYFEVQVKGQTRWDLGVSRESVNRKGSNGLCPEGGYWTVSLYSGEYWARESSPVYLSLSVNPQRVGVFVDYEKGLVSFCDVESMSHIHSFTNQSFNEKLYPFVSLGYWSNEDPTPLIICDDY
- the LOC132149565 gene encoding butyrophilin subfamily 1 member A1 isoform X10; protein product: MKFICLTLLIISGITDSVSEQYKVVGSADPVLTVAGEDVILPCSVKPNISVVDMRVEWFRSDQKDSQLVHLYQDHEDRNTDQIQSYRERTKLNHQELQRGDASLTLSSVRVSDEGLYKCFIESKSWSDDTTVEVRVEAVGRPPVITVDGFDHSGGLHLQCESEGWNPEPDLEWLDSEGVSLSSETTETHRNTEGFSVKHTTTVHHRDDKIHCRVKLRHHMLEALIISSSNMFSSWRTSVIMISVAVVLSVIVGILIAVFARKNRDHDRLQNEKSRLQNEKRRLQHERDQLNTIIPQVNVILDADTAHPRLTVSEDGKQVRDGKRWTERVDGGKDRFDEYLGVLGKEGFSSGCFYFEVQVKGQTEWDLGVSRESVNRTGWISLSPENGYWTVSLFDGEYRAHESSLVSLSLSVKPQRVGVFVDYEKGLVSFYDVESMSLIHSFTNQSFNEKLYPFVSLGYLYNEDPTPLIICDDY
- the LOC132149565 gene encoding butyrophilin subfamily 1 member A1 isoform X8, whose translation is MKFICLTLLIISGITDSVSEQYKVVGSADPVLTVAGEDVILPCSVKPNISVVDMRVEWFRSDQKDSQLVHLYQDHEDRNTDQIQSYRERTKLNHQELQRGDASLTLSSVRVSDEGLYKCFIESKSWSDDTTVEVRVEAVGRPPVITVDGFDHSGGLHLQCESEGWNPEPDLEWLDSEGVSLSSETTETHRNTEGFSVKHTTTVHHRDDKIHCRVKLRHHMLEALIISSSNMFSSWRTSVIMISVAVVLSVIVGILIAVFARKNRDHDRLQNEKRRLQHERDQHLQLLKTILPKALTHLRTHKVNVILDADTAHPRLTVSDDGKQVRDGKSQTERLDGGKDRFDEYLGVLGKEGFSSGCFYFEVQVKGQTRWDLGVSRESVNRKGSNGLCPEGGYWTVSLYSGEYWARESSPVYLSLSVNPQRVGVFVDYEKGLVSFCDVESMSHIHSFTNQSFNEKLYPFVSLGYWSNEDPTPLIICDDY
- the LOC132149565 gene encoding butyrophilin subfamily 1 member A1 isoform X12, producing MKFICLTLLIISGITDSVSEQYKVVGSADPVLTVAGEDVILPCSVKPNISVVDMRVEWFRSDQKDSQLVHLYQDHEDRNTDQIQSYRERTKLNHQELQRGDASLTLSSVRVSDEGLYKCFIESKSWSDDTTVEVRVEAVGRPPVITVDGFDHSGGLHLQCESEGWNPEPDLEWLDSEGVSLSSETTETHRNTEGFSVKHTTTVHHRDDKIHCRVKLRHHMLEALIISSSNMFSSWRTSVIMISVAVVLSVIVGILIAVFARKNRDHDRLQNEKRRLQHENDQLLQLLKTIIHKVNVILDADTAHPRLTVSEDGKQVRDGKSRTERVDGGKDRFDEYLGVLGKEGFSSGCFYFEVQVKGQTKWDLGVTRESVNRTGWISPSPEDGHWTVSLRGGKYWALESSLVSLSLSVNPQRVGVFVDYEKGLVSFCDVESMSHIYSFTNQSFNEKLYPFVSLGYWSNEDPTPLIICDDY